In Beijerinckia indica subsp. indica ATCC 9039, the genomic window GGCACGACCGGCGGCTTCTTTGGGCCGACGATCGTGGGCTGGCTCAAGGATACGACAGGAACCTTCGAAGCCGGACTGCTCGCGATGGCAGGATTTCTTGCGGTGTCAACGGTGTTCGCTCTCCTGCTCAAGCTCGTCATACACGACGAGTGAGGATGATGGCCACCTTGCTAAGACATCAGCTGGGATCACGGAACACCAATATGATCAATCGGAGAGCTTTCTTGACCGCTGTCGCCGGGAGCTTCGCTCTTTCCACCTCATTGACCACGCAGGGTACCGCCAGCATACAATCCGGCAGGCTGGCACTCTACGCGAACGTAGGCCCGGACCTCACCCACTACGAGGTCAATGTGGAGGCATTAACACTCACGAGGCGCGATACGATCACCTTGCCAGATAGCGTGCAATACGCTTGGCCGCACCGCTCGCGTCGGTTTCTGTATGTAGCCACAAGCAGCACCGCTCCAGGCAATCGTGCTCTGCCCGGAAATTCGCATCATCTCGTTGCACTCAAAATCGACGAACAGAGCGGTGCATTGTCGCTGCACGGGGCACCCGTTGGGCTTCCCACGCGCCCTATCCACCTATCCACCGATATTCCTTCGGAGAATATCCTGGTTACCTTTAACAAGCCAAGTGCCCTGCGCGTATACCGGATCAACGAAGACGGCACGCCAGGAGAGGAAGTGCCCCAGGTGGAACCGTTGGACGCGGGCATTTACGCGCATCAGGCACGGGTGACACCGGACAACTGTCTCGCAATCCTGGTCACGCGCGGCAACGAAGGCACCCCCACTCACGCCGAGGACCCTGGGGCCATCAAGGTCTTCGACTATCGTCGTGGTGTCCTTAGCAACGAAGTCTCGATCGCCCCAGATGGCGGGAGCAACTTCGGACCGCGCCACCTGGACTTCCATCCGACTCGACCATGGATCTTTCTTTCAATTGAAACACAGAACCAAGTCGGACTTCTTCGTATGAACGACAACAAGGTTGATCCAGACCTGTTGTTCCGAGTCGGGACCCT contains:
- a CDS encoding lactonase family protein, with protein sequence MTAVAGSFALSTSLTTQGTASIQSGRLALYANVGPDLTHYEVNVEALTLTRRDTITLPDSVQYAWPHRSRRFLYVATSSTAPGNRALPGNSHHLVALKIDEQSGALSLHGAPVGLPTRPIHLSTDIPSENILVTFNKPSALRVYRINEDGTPGEEVPQVEPLDAGIYAHQARVTPDNCLAILVTRGNEGTPTHAEDPGAIKVFDYRRGVLSNEVSIAPDGGSNFGPRHLDFHPTRPWIFLSIETQNQVGLLRMNDNKVDPDLLFRVGTLASSGIGRARQAAGPIHVHPKGRFLYVANRAEQTEDIGGVQIFKGGENSIVVYEINQDTSEPRPIQHIDTHGIHPRTFHIDPSGQMLVAEHNLPVTVHDGDKLKVVPAGLSVFSIKHDGRLEFVRKYDIDVGERSMFWMGMV